The following proteins are co-located in the Apium graveolens cultivar Ventura chromosome 5, ASM990537v1, whole genome shotgun sequence genome:
- the LOC141660639 gene encoding agamous-like MADS-box protein AGL62 — MYGPGASLGIILTPQGEKKVYSFGHPNLELLIDKFIIPQDANPVAESGVLDQVDPPILAELNGHLSMLHDHLETERTSAERLEKERSQRPEVDWFEAPVENLGLEQLQMLKSGLTGVKKMVANRRDNLAMTQQAQDLTRLSLEGGEPADGPDAAFGIVMTPQGYILC; from the coding sequence GTGAAAAGAAGGTGTACTCTTTTGGACATCCCAACTTGGAGCTTCTCATTGATAAGTTCATTATCCCTCAAGACGCCAATCCAGTTGCTGAATCTGGTGTGCTTGACCAGGTGGATCCCCCAATTCTCGCAGAACTCAATGGTCATCTATCTATGTTGCATGACCACTTGGAAACTGAAAGGACCTCTGCTGAAAGGCTTGAAAAGGAGAGGTCACAACGACCAGAGGTGGATTGGTTTGAAGCTCCTGTTGAAAATCTTGGACTCGAGCAGCTCCAGATGTTGAAATCTGGATTGACAGGGGTCAAAAAGATGGTTGCAAATAGAAGAGACAATCTTGCCATGACGCAACAAGCTCAGGATCTGACACGCTTGAGTTTGGAAGGAGGAGAGCCAGCAGATGGCCCTGATGCTGCCTTTGGGATCGTTATGACACCACAAGGTTATATCCTGTGTTAG